One part of the Halobacteria archaeon AArc-dxtr1 genome encodes these proteins:
- a CDS encoding O-methyltransferase, whose protein sequence is MSDVLTDDVYRFVRAAGPQPDAVVAEMDEYAEREGFPNVGPDAGGFLRLLARLADAERIFEFGSGFGYSAYWFAEALPEGGEIVLTEVDADELDLAREYLSRGGFDDLARYEQGDALETIERYDGPFDVVLIDHRKPDYVDAFEAVKSKIPVGGAIVADNAMSAAVVDFDALLSIVESRAAGDDAAADDRIDDVDEHTAGVAAYLERVRADPDFETTIVPVGEGLAVSYRIS, encoded by the coding sequence ATGTCCGACGTCCTCACAGACGACGTCTACCGGTTCGTTCGTGCCGCAGGTCCACAACCCGATGCAGTCGTAGCAGAGATGGACGAGTACGCCGAGCGCGAGGGGTTCCCGAACGTCGGTCCTGACGCGGGCGGATTTCTGCGCTTGCTGGCTCGGCTCGCCGACGCCGAGCGCATCTTCGAGTTCGGCTCTGGCTTTGGCTACTCGGCGTACTGGTTCGCCGAGGCGCTGCCCGAGGGTGGCGAGATTGTCCTCACAGAGGTCGACGCAGACGAACTCGACCTCGCCCGCGAGTACCTCTCTCGGGGCGGCTTCGACGACCTCGCGCGATACGAGCAGGGCGACGCCCTAGAGACGATCGAGCGCTACGACGGCCCGTTCGACGTGGTGTTGATCGACCACCGGAAGCCAGACTACGTCGACGCCTTCGAGGCCGTCAAATCGAAGATTCCCGTTGGTGGCGCGATCGTCGCCGACAACGCGATGTCGGCTGCAGTGGTCGACTTCGACGCGCTCCTATCCATCGTCGAGTCGCGCGCCGCGGGTGACGACGCTGCGGCCGACGACCGGATCGACGACGTCGACGAGCACACAGCCGGCGTCGCGGCCTACCTCGAGCGCGTGCGAGCCGACCCGGACTTCGAGACGACGATCGTGCCAGTCGGGGAGGGGCTCGCGGTAAGCTATCGG